Genomic window (Xylanimonas protaetiae):
CGCGGTGCTGGTCCTCTTCGGGGTGCTCGACGGCCTGCCCGCCGACCACGAGGCGCAGCACCAGGCCGTGTCGCACGACCTCGACCTGCTGCTGCTGCGCCGCGCCGCGACCCTGAGCTCGCACGCCGGCCAGGTCGCGTTCCCGGGCGGCCGTCTGGACCCGGGCGAGGACGCCGTCACCGCCGCGCTGCGCGAGGCGCAGGAGGAGACCGGAGTCGACCCGTCGGGCGTGCGGGTGCTCGGGACGCTCGCCGCGCTGCCGATGCCCGTGAGCAACCACGTCGTCACGCCCGTGCTGGGGTGGTGGGAGGACCCGTCGCCGGTCGCCGTCGTCGACGTCGGCGAGTCCGCCTCCGTGTTCCGCACGCCGGTCGCCGACCTGCTCGACCCCGCGAACCGCTACACGTCGGTGCTGCGCCGCGGCGGCACGACGTGGCGCGGGCCGGCCTGGCTCATCACGGTCGACGGCGTCCAGCAGCTCGTCTGGGGCTTCACCGCGGGCGTCCTCGACTCGCTGTTCACCTCCCTGGGCTGGGCGGAGCCCTGGGACAGGTCCCGCGAGCTCGAGCTTCCGTGAGGGCCGACCTCGACGTCACCGTGGCGCTGGCGCACGCCCTGCTGGCCGAGCAGCACCCGGACCTGGCCTCGCTGCCCCTGACCGTCGCGGCGAACGGCTGGGACAACGTCATGGTGCGCGCGGGCGACGACCTGGTGCTGCGACTGCCGCGCCGCGCCGTCGCCGCGCCGCTGCTGGCCAACGAGCTCGCCGCGCTCCCCGTCCTCGCCCCGCTGCTCGCCGTCGCCGTGCCCGACGTCGCGGTCCCCTCCCCGGTGCGCACCGGCACGCCGAGCGAGGCGCTCGGCTACCCGTGGCCCTGGAGCGTCCTGCCCTGGGTCGACGGCGTCCGGGCGGCGGCCACCCCGGTCGGGTCGCGCCTGGCCTGGGCGCCGACGCTCGGCCGCTTCCTCGCCGCGCTGCATCGCCCGGTCGCCGACGGCGTCCCCGTGCCGCACAACCCGTTCCGCGGCGTCGCGCTGCGCGACCGGCGCCCGCCCGCCCTCGACCTCGCGGGCCGCGCGGGCGAGGTGTGGCGCGCGGCCGTGACCGCGCCCGCCTACGAGGGCCCGCCCGTGTGGATCCACGGCGACCCCCACCCGGCGAACCTCGTCGTCGCGCCCGGTGGCGGACCCGGTGGCACCGACCTGCTCGCGGCCGTCGTCGACTTCGGCGACGTCACCGCCGGCGACCCGGCGAGCGACCTCGGCACGCTCTGGCTCACGTTCGACGCCGCGGGCCGCCACGCCTGCCGGGCCGCCATGGAGGCCGCGGGCGTCACCTGGGACGACGCGACGTGGACCCGCGCCCGCGGCTGGGCCCTCGTGTTCGCGGCCGCGATGCTGGCCCACCCCGACGAGCACCCGGCGCTCGTCCCGATCGGCACGCACGGCCTCGCCGCGCTGCTCGACGGCGCCTGACCGCCGGGCTAGCGTCGGACCATGGCCGCGACGAAGCCCGCCACCCAGTTCTCCGACGCCGACCCG
Coding sequences:
- a CDS encoding NUDIX hydrolase, producing MTVDAPRTARAQLAALAADPRFPGPWPHARGTMDDDRARAAAVLVLFGVLDGLPADHEAQHQAVSHDLDLLLLRRAATLSSHAGQVAFPGGRLDPGEDAVTAALREAQEETGVDPSGVRVLGTLAALPMPVSNHVVTPVLGWWEDPSPVAVVDVGESASVFRTPVADLLDPANRYTSVLRRGGTTWRGPAWLITVDGVQQLVWGFTAGVLDSLFTSLGWAEPWDRSRELELP
- a CDS encoding aminoglycoside phosphotransferase family protein, with translation MRADLDVTVALAHALLAEQHPDLASLPLTVAANGWDNVMVRAGDDLVLRLPRRAVAAPLLANELAALPVLAPLLAVAVPDVAVPSPVRTGTPSEALGYPWPWSVLPWVDGVRAAATPVGSRLAWAPTLGRFLAALHRPVADGVPVPHNPFRGVALRDRRPPALDLAGRAGEVWRAAVTAPAYEGPPVWIHGDPHPANLVVAPGGGPGGTDLLAAVVDFGDVTAGDPASDLGTLWLTFDAAGRHACRAAMEAAGVTWDDATWTRARGWALVFAAAMLAHPDEHPALVPIGTHGLAALLDGA